A genomic stretch from Aedes albopictus strain Foshan chromosome 2, AalbF5, whole genome shotgun sequence includes:
- the LOC109415447 gene encoding protein eyes shut, which yields MGHAELNHSSTKQPSNSYSTWTWNRISMVRIRTNLFLLLIGIASFSVLNHTEAGFACLSNPCIYGVCTDDLNSTYSCYCIDGYTGIQCQTNWDECWSNPCRNGGTCIDGIASYNCTCRDGFVGLNCEENFNECLSNPCQNGGSCYDQDNAFVCSCAPGYIGLFCETDVAVCETGDRCHNGGECIEGAGLDFTCQCIEGYGGKFCDQETDECESSPCQNGGICIDKFASYICACARGFSGVNCEEEIMYCESSPCANQALCLVEESEPICYCVPDFHGERCEFQYDECQLGPYPKCVNGGTCIDGVDEYSCSCPPSFTGTNCECLVLEDSEVDCNYTAPEITTLEYATTTAWFDSTFSTGYSFSGDMGSDLPPGTWRPTSGTWRPTSGTGRPTTGPWHPTSSTGSAGTTLYLSNVSVTTLQPDLVTSPYTSSDGLPISIGSTSLETVTKMEDSSKRTTVYPYSTRVTSDGEVTEREFSVSPEMRTIPGQESEAFTTPKIQVDGSTSDQRLPTTLSVEDQKTSGAPGEGDSVTSDIRNGSTTRSEDVDIVTKPRDTTLQGASTIPVDYTDSVDKTTESIPSGVTMRPIEEPKTSSPTDTDIEKPSSTAPTDVPSVDVTITPFFTESPGNVSTAVPSVEQPTQFISSSTSSYDTASYFPSSPTDIPSSSSKTTTTTTVPPRPTDTVITECDDKVCANGGTCAMTPSGIRCHCDFRYIGTYCDIPVSIQNAAFSRDSFLRHIIYRRNETEFQNMTAGQLLPISVRFKAKMTSREGLIMLAAAEGNDGSHYVALFLHKGLLQFQFSCGLQTMLLSEIEGPVNNGYELHIKVGLNFNDRLTHCNASLHVNETLAMSGEQPTWLRNTDPYEDPTGTTMVPIKHSWLHLGGRPIKTMYTLSHNISRYQGFTGCVYELEINCKPVAVFENAEDAFKIYECTSLACLSSPCRNGAICVEEEGYNQESRYKPNSQASWSCKCAFGYMGRTCERSICDNNPCKHGGTCVTFPESGYLCLCPYGKHGHLCEHDLDILQPSFFGSIKGLSSYVAYPLSFPLEDRFEFSFKIIPTTVSQISLLAFVGQLDDHSEKSDHFSVSFIQGFILVTWNLGSGPRRIFTQQPVHVQPSRPTTINVGRNGRLAWLSIDGRVNISGNSPGSSSKLNVAPYLFIGGHEQANFSNLPHDLPLHSGFQGCLFDIHIVAGPVHIPLQHIGGMRGRSVGQCGTKECHRHACQNNGACLQHGSTFTCICQEDWNGLLCSQKTNPCDESNKCSVDSSCFPLISGYECDCPFGKIGKRCEANLKYLSDVSFSGRRSYLALKWPAVNSDYSYLENEVRYEKIVQPSSLMSQNHSILLKSIRELDKINDVLKVNANDTANSLLYSHVLTTRSQNYHQLKIRYLSIELQVRPLSEKGLLMFVRTYDSNEQKQGFISLSLQGGVIEYRVSSAQMQTSVVRSNHVLAIGEWHNIKIIKYGKRLTLWVEGKSTSMLGSVREEFINPSTRLYFGGLPDISQLPFDALSGFPIPFRGCIRNVNLNGTRITLNESSIVESRNVNDCDGTPCGGDLCTKGGLCWLDEHSQPHCKCPEYSKGVNCEIQESCEIVKCRNNGQCMKNGHCSCAIGWTGYYCEIATTKFSALGFNDRSYILIPSQKIKMKDKRNGVSINLSPRLELQISFNISTLEDGVIFWTTDKSSRYFGVGVQNGFITIASNMIQEAENLTAVSSPWKAYVADGDWHNIRIETENGTVQVLVNGHPLFSELRIRSDATDAEPGLRYSSDEASYLGGFPDEDVRNRTFGKFSSAFNGCIQDIYLGNNVDEVDYTSYQGANIDECEV from the exons ATGGGTCACGCGGAACTGAATCATAGCTCAACGAAGCAACCTAGCAATAGTTATTCCACATGGACCTGGAATCGCATTTCGATGGTCCGAATACGGACCAACCTGTTCCTGCTGCTGATCGGGATAGCCTCCTTTTCGGTTCTAAATCACACCGAAGCCGGATTTGCCTGTCTCAGCAACCCGTGCATCTACGGAGTGTGCACCGATGATTTGAATAG TACGTATTCATGCTACTGCATCGATGGCTACACCGGAATACAGTGCCAAACCAACTGGGACGAGTGTTGGTCGAACCCCTGCCGAAACGGGGGCACGTGTATCGATGGGATTGCATCGTACAACTGCACGTGCCGCGATGGATTCGTAG gtCTCAACTGCGAGGAGAACTTCAACGAGTGTCTCTCAAATCCGTGCCAAAACGGAGGAAGTTGCTACGACCAGGACAATGCGTTCGTCTGCAGCTGTGCACCTGGTTACATCGGGCTGTTCTGCGAAACGGACGTGGCCGTGTGCGAGACGGGCGATCGATGCCACAACGGCGGCGAATGTATCGAAGGAGCAGGTCTGGATTTTACCTGCCAGTGTATCGAAGGCTACGGCGGCAAGTTCTGCGACCAGGAAACCGACGAGTGCGAATCGTCTCCATGTCAGAACGGTGGAATCTGTATCGACAAGTTCGCTAGTTATATCTGTGCGTGTGCCAGGGGATTCAGCGGGGTTAACTGTGAAGAGGAGATCATGTACTGTGAGAGTTCTCCGTGTGCCAATCAGGCTTTGTGTTTGGTGGAAGAGAGCGAACCAATCTGCTACTGTGTGCCGGACTTCCATGGTGAACGCTGTGAGTTCCAATACGACGAGTGTCAGCTTGGGCCGTACCCCAAGTGCGTCAACGGAGGAACCTGTATAGATGGGGTAGACGAATATTCTTGCTCGTGTCCACCGTCTTTTACGGGTACGAACTGCGAGTGTTTGGTATTGGAGGATTCAGAAGTGGATTGTAACTATACGGCGCCAGAGATTACCACATTGGAGTATGCTACGACAACTGCTTGGTTCGACTCTACCTTCAGTACTGGATATTCTTTCAGTGGAGATATGGGTTCTGATCTGCCACCTGGAACTTGGCGCCCAACTAGTGGGACATGGCGCCCAACAAGTGGAACTGGGCGTCCAACAACTGGACCTTGGCACCCTACAAGTTCAACGGGATCAGCTGGTACGACTCTGTATTTGTCGAACGTATCTGTAACAACGCTTCAACCAGATTTGGTGACCTCTCCTTACACAAGTTCAGATGGACTACCTATTTCTATTGGATCTACGAGTTTAGAAACAGTGACCAAAATGGAAGACAGTAGCAAACGCACAACGGTTTATCCATATTCAACTCGTGTTACCTCCGATGGTGAAGTCACAGAAAGAGAATTTTCTGTCAGCCCAGAGATGCGAACTATCCCAGGTCAGGAATCAGAAGCATTCACAACACCAAAAATACAAGTAGACGGTAGTACATCCGATCAAAGGCTCCCCACAACCCTCTCAGTCGAAGATCAAAAAACATCTGGAGCACCTGGTGAAGGAGATTCAGTTACATCAGACATCAGAAATGGTTCTACAACACGCAGTGAAGACGTAGATATAGTTACTAAACCGAGGGATACCACTCTTCAAGGAGCATCCACAATACCAGTAGACTACACTGATTCAGTTGACAAAACCACTGAAAGTATACCGTCGGGTGTTACTATGCGACCAATTGAAGAGCCTAAAACATCTTCGCCTACGGATACTGACATAGAAAAACCATCTTCCACAGCACCAACTGATGTTCCTTCGGTAGACGTCACGATAACTCCGTTCTTCACGGAGTCACCAGGGAACGTTTCTACGGCTGTTCCATCAGTTGAACAACCAACCCAGTTTATTTCTTCCTCGACATCTTCGTACGATACAGCGTCCTACTTTCCATCAAGTCCCACTGATATTCCGTCTTCCTCTTCCAAAACCACAACTACGACCACCGTACCTCCCAGACCTACCGACACCGTGATCACCGAATGTGACGACAAAGTTTGTGCCAACGGTGGTACCTGTGCGATGACTCCCAGTGGAATCCGCTGCCACTGTGACTTCCGCTACATCGGAACGTACTGCGACATCCCCGTGAGCATTCAGAACGCCGCATTCTCGCGGGACTCATTCCTGCGGCACATCATCTACCGACGGAACGAGACCGAATTCCAGAACATGACCGCCGGCCAGCTGCTACCGATCAGTGTACGGTTCAAGGCGAAAATGACCTCCCGGGAAGGGTTGATCATGCTTGCGGCAGCCGAAGGAAACGATGGCAGTCACTACGTGGCACTTTTCCTGCACAAGGGGTTGCTACAGTTTCAGTTCTCGTGTGGACTTCAGACGATGCTGTTGAGTGAAATCGAAGGCCCGGTTAACAATGGCTACGAGCTGCACATCAAAGTGGG GTTGAACTTCAATGATCGCCTAACGCACTGCAATGCATCGCTACACGTTAACGAAACGCTGGCCATGAGTGGTGAACAACCCACGTGGCTCAGGAACACGGATCCTTATGAAGATCCCACAGGTACAACCATGGTCCCGATCAAGCATAGTTGGTTGCACCTTGGTGGACGACCTATCAAAACCATGTACACGCTGAGTCACAACATCTCGCGCTATCAGGGATTCACCGGTTGCGTCTACGAGTTGGAAATCAATTGTAAGCCGGTCGCAGTTTTTGA GAACGCCGAGGATGCCTTCAAAATCTACGAGTGTACTTCACTGGCGTGTCTGTCCAGCCCTTGCCGAAATGGAGCAATCTGCGTCGAAGAGGAAGGTTACAACCAGGAAAGTCGCTACAAGCCCAACAGCCAGGCCAGTTGGAGCTGCAAGTGTGCCTTCGGCTATATGGGGCGGACCTGTGAACGGTCCATCTGCGACAACAATCCCTGCAAGCACGGAGGAACATGCGTAACGTTCCCGGAGAGTGGTTACCTGTGCCTGTGTCCGTACGGAAAGCATGGGCACCTGTGCGAACATGATCTGGACATTCTGCAGCCGTCGTTCTTCGGGAGCATCAAGGGCCTATCGTCGTACGTGGCATATCCACTGTCGTTCCCGTTGGAAGATCGCTTCGAGTTCAGTTTCAAAATCATCCCGACGACGGTATCGCAAATATCGCTGCTGGCATTCGTTGGGCAGTTGGATGATCATTCCGAGAAGAGTGATCATTTCTCGGTTAGCTTCATTCAAG GGTTCATCCTAGTGACGTGGAACCTGGGCAGTGGCCCTCGACGGATCTTCACCCAACAGCCGGTGCACGTTCAACCCTCGCGACCTACCACCATCAATGTTGGCCGAAATGGACGTCTGGCGTGGCTATCGATCGACGGCCGGGTCAACatatccggaaattccccaggcaGCAGTAGCAAACTGAATGTCGCTCCGTATCTGTTCATCGGCGGCCACGAGCAGGCAAACTTTTCAAACCTTCCACACGATCTACCGCTGCACTCAGGATTTCAAGGATGTCTGTTTGATATCCATATCGTTGCCGGACCGGTTCATATTCCATTGCAGCATATCGGAGGAATGCGAGGACGAAGCGTTGGACAGTGCGGGACCAAAGAATGTCACCGGCATGCGTGTCAGAACAACGGAGCCTGTCTTCAGCATGGATCTACGTTCACGTGCATCTGCCAGGAAGATTGGAATGGTCTACTGTGTTCACAAAAAACCAATCCCTGTGATGAGAGTAACAAATGTTCCGTGGATTCGAGTTGCTTTCCGTTGATCTCCGGCTACGAGTGCGATTGTCCATTTGGAAAGATCGGGAAACGTTGTGAAGCGAATCTCAAATATCTCAGCGATGTCTCCTTTTCGGGAAGGAGATCCTATCTGGCCCTGAAGTGGCCTGCAGTCAACAGCGATTACTCCTACCTAGAGAACGAAGTTCGGTATGAGAAGATAGTTCAACCGTCGAGTTTGATGTCCCAGAATCATTCGATTCTGTTGAAGTCCATCCGAGAACTGGACAAAATCAACGACGTTCTGAAGGTCAATGCCAACGACACGGCGAACAGTCTGCTCTACAGTCACGTCTTGACGACTCGATCGCAGAACTATCATCAGCTGAAGATTCGTTACCTCTCGATTGAACTGCAGGTACGACCTCTTTCGGAAAAGGGATTGCTGATGTTCGTCAGGACGTACGATTCCAACGAACAGAAACAGGGATTCATCAGTCTGAGTCTACAAGGAGGAGTGATCGAGTACCGCGTATCTTCCGCTCAGATGCAGACTTCAGTCGTTCGAAGTAATCACGTTTTGGCAATCGGAGAGTGGCATAACATCAAGATCATCAAATATGGTAAGCGACTAACTCTTTGGGTAGAAGGCAAAAGCACATCGATGCTTGGCTCAGTTCGTGAAGAGTTCATAAACCCAAGTACGAGACTGTATTTTGGAGGTTTACCGGATATATCCCAGCTTCCTTTCGATGCCCTCTCCGGATTCCCTATTCCTTTCAGAGGCTGCATACGGAATGTTAATCTCAACGGTACTCGCATCACCTTAAACGAAAGCAGTATTGTAGAGTCGCGAAACGTTAACGACTGCGACGGTACACCATGTGGAGGCGACCTTTGTACCAAAGGAGGCCTCTGTTGGTTGGACGAACACTCGCAACCGCATTGCAAATGTCCTGAGTATTCCAAGGGAGTGAATTGTGAAATCCAGGAATCATGCGAGATAGTGAAGTGTCGCAACAACGGTCAATGTATGAAGAATGGTCACTGTAGTTGCGCAATAGGATGGACTGGATACTACTGTGAAATAGCCACCACAAAATTCTCGGCCTTGGGATTCAACGATCGCAGCTACATACTAATACCTTCGCAAAAGATCAAGATGAAGGACAAACGAAACGGCGTATCGATCAACCTCAGCCCTCGCCTGGAACTCCAAATTTCGTTCAACATATCCACCCTTGAAGATGGAGTCATCTTCTGGACCACCGATAAGAGCTCCAGGTACTTCGGAGTTGGTGTTCAGAATGGGTTCATCACCATCGCGAGCAACATGATACAGGAAGCGGAGAACTTGACAGCAGTTTCCAGTCCTTGGAAGGCTTACGTTGCCGATGGAGACTGGCACAACATTAGAATTGAAACGGAAAACGGAACCGTACAGGTTCTGGTAAACGGTCATCCTCTGTTCAGCGAGTTGAGAATACGTTCGGACGCAACTGATGCCGAACCGGGCTTGCGATATTCGTCCGATGAGGCCTCGTATTTGG GTGGATTTCCGGACGAAGATGTTCGCAATCGAACGTTCGGGAAGTTTTCCAGTGCTTTTAACGGATGCATCCAGGACATTTATCTGGGGAACAACGTAGACGAAGTGGACTACACCTCCTACCAGGGGGCGAACATTGACGAATGCGAAGTATAG
- the LOC109429879 gene encoding MKRN2 opposite strand protein: MTHNRDPDVVCFKHCGRKIFVFAVPSYCPVCGLPLTQSNEVLPFTLPYPFINATQSPCSVILCSSRGDFLSNFRNSVNLHIALTDSIGSIVEFDSPGLLWTPAREVDKAQWGQCLLVMQVPEAWFSEWDRMLRMVIDEEGWKRRQYDEELLNCYSFVLDFLRYLKYEDFSLFVNDRQKFSTKFIVPKSTYAAKYITIFRRVKESGCWADEMNSECS; this comes from the exons atgacaCACAACAGGGATCCGGATGTCGTATGTTTCAAACATTGCGGCAGGAAAATTTTTGTGTTCGCTGTTCCATCTTATTGTCCGGTTTGCGGTTTGCCTTTGACACAATCCAATGAAGTGCTTCCCTTCAC GTTACCCTACCCGTTCATAAACGCAACCCAATCCCCTTGTTCTGTAATTCTTTGCTCGTCCCGTGGAGATTTTCTGAGCAACTTTCGAAACAGCGTGAACCTTCACATTGCCCTCACGGACTCCATTGGTTCGATAGTGGAGTTCGACAGTCCGGGCCTGCTCTGGACTCCGGCTAGAGAAGTAGACAAAGCCCAATGGGGGCAGTGCTTGTTGGTGATGCAAGTACCGGAAGCGTGGTTTTCCGAATGGGATCGAATGCTGCGCATGGTGATAGACGAAGAAGGTTGGAAACGACGGCAGTACGACGAGGAGCTCCTGAATTGCTATAGTTTCGTTTTGGATTTTCTTCGATATTTGAAATATGAAGATTTTTCACTGTTTGTTAATGATAG acaaaaattttctacaaaatttattGTGCCAAAATCTACATACGCAGCCAAGTATATAACAATTTTTAGGAGAGTAAAAGAAAGTGGCTGTTGGGCAGATGAAATGAATAGTGAATGTAGTTGA